Proteins from a genomic interval of Hydrogenophaga sp. PAMC20947:
- a CDS encoding CaiB/BaiF CoA-transferase family protein — protein MPSSPSKPLKPLRGVRVLSLALNLPGPAALMRLSAMGATCTKAEPPGKDPSSSGDPMGAYNLAAYDAMHEGIKVITLDLKTDKGQTLLHKQLARTDVLLTSFRPSALGKLGLGWTVLHKQYPALSMVAIVGAPGARAEEPGHDLTYLAEAGLVNGLELPATLFADMGGSLMASEAALQAVLHQKTTGKSSFQEVALSEAANWLALPRSWGLTRPQGAVGGAHAGYKIYPCKNGRVAVAALEPHFAAGLCAAAGVEIATMGALFKPETHQIIADFLASKTRKQLDKLAASKDIPLCTLSS, from the coding sequence ATGCCTTCCAGCCCGTCCAAACCACTCAAACCTTTGCGCGGCGTACGCGTCCTGAGCCTGGCGCTCAACCTGCCCGGGCCTGCCGCGTTGATGCGCCTGAGCGCCATGGGCGCCACCTGCACCAAGGCAGAGCCACCGGGCAAGGACCCGTCGAGCAGTGGTGATCCCATGGGGGCCTACAACCTCGCAGCCTATGACGCGATGCATGAGGGGATCAAAGTCATCACCCTGGATCTCAAAACCGACAAAGGCCAGACGCTGCTGCACAAGCAGCTGGCGCGCACCGATGTGTTGCTGACCTCATTTCGGCCTTCAGCGCTGGGTAAGCTGGGTCTGGGATGGACGGTTCTGCACAAACAATACCCGGCGTTGTCCATGGTGGCCATCGTCGGGGCACCTGGCGCTCGCGCCGAAGAACCTGGGCACGACCTGACCTATCTGGCCGAGGCAGGTCTGGTCAACGGCCTGGAACTGCCCGCCACCCTGTTTGCCGACATGGGCGGCTCGCTCATGGCCAGCGAAGCGGCGCTTCAAGCGGTGCTGCACCAGAAGACCACAGGGAAAAGCAGTTTTCAAGAGGTGGCCCTGTCAGAGGCTGCCAACTGGCTCGCCCTGCCCCGCAGCTGGGGCCTTACCCGGCCACAAGGTGCGGTGGGTGGCGCCCATGCAGGCTACAAGATCTACCCTTGCAAAAACGGCCGTGTGGCGGTGGCTGCGCTGGAGCCGCATTTCGCGGCGGGCTTGTGCGCGGCCGCTGGGGTGGAGATAGCCACCATGGGGGCCCTGTTCAAACCCGAAACGCATCAAATCATTGCCGATTTTTTGGCCAGCAAGACGCGCAAACAACTGGACAAGCTGGCGGCGAGCAAAGACATTCCGCTGTGCACACTCTCGAGCTGA
- the pobA gene encoding 4-hydroxybenzoate 3-monooxygenase produces the protein MRTQVAIIGAGPSGLLLGQLLHKAGIDAIILERQSPEYVLGRIRAGVLEQVTADLLDEAGVGQRMHTEGLVHGGFDMLFGGVRHRIDLEKLTGGKKVMVYGQTEVTRDLMDARTAAGLPSVYEAGNVQVHDFDTKSPRVTYEKDGQSHTIDCDFIAGCDGFHGVCRASAPRSAIKEFEKVYPFGWLGVLSDTPPVHHELIYVNHPRGFALCSQRSETRSRYYLQVPLTDKIEQWSDDAFWQELKLRLDPQAAEQLVTGPSIEKSIAPLRSFVTEPLRFGRMFLAGDAGHIVPPTGAKGLNLAATDVKYLMDAFVAFYQDKSEAGIDAYSERCLKRIWRAERFSWWFTSIMHNFPEEGTINTKLQEAELDYLMHSEAGQRTIAENYVGLPLDFAE, from the coding sequence ATGCGAACACAAGTTGCCATCATCGGGGCAGGCCCTTCCGGCCTGCTGCTCGGCCAGTTGCTGCACAAAGCAGGCATCGACGCCATCATTCTGGAACGGCAAAGTCCGGAGTACGTGCTCGGGCGCATCCGCGCCGGCGTGCTGGAGCAAGTGACAGCCGATTTGCTGGACGAAGCGGGCGTGGGCCAGCGCATGCACACGGAAGGCCTGGTACACGGCGGATTCGACATGCTGTTTGGCGGTGTGCGCCACCGCATCGATCTGGAAAAACTGACCGGCGGCAAAAAGGTCATGGTCTATGGTCAGACCGAGGTCACGCGCGACTTGATGGATGCCCGAACAGCAGCCGGCTTGCCTTCGGTGTACGAAGCAGGCAATGTGCAGGTGCACGACTTCGACACCAAATCACCCCGCGTGACCTACGAAAAGGATGGCCAGAGCCACACCATTGATTGCGATTTCATCGCCGGTTGCGACGGCTTCCACGGCGTGTGCCGGGCCAGCGCGCCGCGCAGCGCCATCAAGGAGTTCGAAAAGGTGTACCCGTTTGGCTGGCTGGGCGTGCTGTCAGACACACCGCCGGTGCACCACGAGTTGATCTACGTGAACCACCCCCGTGGCTTTGCCCTGTGTTCCCAGCGCAGCGAAACCCGCAGCCGCTACTACCTGCAGGTGCCGTTGACCGACAAGATCGAACAATGGAGCGACGACGCCTTCTGGCAAGAGCTCAAATTGCGCCTGGACCCACAAGCGGCGGAACAGCTGGTGACCGGGCCCAGCATCGAAAAGAGCATTGCCCCGCTGCGCAGCTTCGTGACCGAGCCCTTGCGCTTTGGCCGCATGTTCCTGGCGGGCGACGCAGGCCACATCGTGCCCCCCACGGGCGCCAAGGGCCTCAACCTGGCGGCCACCGATGTGAAGTACCTGATGGACGCGTTTGTGGCGTTTTACCAGGACAAATCAGAAGCCGGCATCGACGCATATTCAGAGCGCTGCCTCAAGCGCATCTGGCGCGCCGAGCGCTTCTCCTGGTGGTTCACGTCGATCATGCACAACTTCCCTGAAGAAGGCACCATCAACACCAAGCTGCAGGAAGCCGAGCTCGATTACCTGATGCACTCAGAAGCGGGCCAACGCACGATTGCCGAAAACTACGTGGGCTTGCCGCTGGATTTCGCGGAGTAA
- a CDS encoding IclR family transcriptional regulator C-terminal domain-containing protein: MSNPPIAKADLIEGMAKGMAVLESFDTERQRLNATQAAGRAGLTRAAARRHLLTLAHLGYLDTDGSHYWLSAKVLRFSGSYLASARLPRLLQPTLNRLAAQTRESFSAVVLDGDEVVIVARSASVGGQRLMAYGLHLGARLPVHATSTGRVLLAAMPRAEFSVWLKGRELARLTPRTIVDHKAFRASITQIRADDLALASEEHELGVHALAVPLRNMKGQTVAALNVVAAPERLAPEVLRKDLLPLLQEAARELRSLL, encoded by the coding sequence ATGAGCAACCCCCCCATCGCCAAAGCCGATCTCATCGAAGGCATGGCCAAAGGCATGGCGGTGCTGGAGAGCTTCGATACCGAGCGCCAGCGGCTCAACGCCACACAGGCGGCCGGGCGGGCCGGGCTCACGCGAGCAGCGGCCCGCCGCCATTTGCTCACGCTGGCCCACCTGGGCTACCTCGATACCGATGGCAGCCATTACTGGTTGTCTGCCAAAGTGTTGCGCTTCTCGGGCAGTTACCTGGCATCGGCGCGCTTGCCGCGCTTGCTGCAGCCCACGCTGAACCGCCTGGCCGCACAAACCCGTGAATCGTTTTCAGCGGTGGTGCTCGATGGCGACGAGGTGGTGATCGTCGCCCGTAGCGCTTCGGTGGGTGGGCAACGCTTGATGGCCTACGGCTTGCACTTGGGCGCGCGCCTGCCTGTGCACGCCACGTCCACCGGTCGCGTGTTGCTGGCCGCCATGCCACGCGCCGAATTCAGTGTCTGGCTCAAAGGTCGCGAACTGGCGCGGCTCACGCCCAGAACGATCGTGGACCACAAAGCCTTTCGCGCCTCGATCACCCAGATACGCGCCGATGACTTGGCGCTGGCCAGCGAAGAGCACGAGCTGGGGGTGCACGCGCTAGCCGTACCGCTGCGCAACATGAAAGGCCAGACGGTGGCAGCGCTGAACGTGGTTGCTGCGCCTGAGCGGCTGGCGCCAGAGGTGCTGCGCAAGGATCTGTTGCCGCTGCTGCAGGAGGCGGCGCGGGAGTTGCGGTCATTGCTTTGA
- a CDS encoding mechanosensitive ion channel domain-containing protein translates to MPLTILLPDPLTALIAAALAVGIALVLHAVVFRIMKRFAERSDSESDGVLLKRLSSPTRVSLVALALVLVAREVPMLEAVWAKVASFVMPILVGWMVLAILRALVETMKLRANTTVEDTLKARRKRTKLTMLNRLATFIVVFVVVGLVLLSIPGVRDIGVTLVASAGLAGLAVGAAAQPALKSLIAGIQMALTEPINIDDVVIVEGEWGWIEDIHTTYVVVKIWDERRLIVPTSYFLEKPFQNWTKSTAQLLGAVKLYLDPSTRIGPIRQEYERLIKANRLWDGRVQVTQVTDTQRDAIEVRLLMSAKDSPTLFDLRCEIREAILDWLAENQPEAFARTRLASPDGIGITMEDQKAA, encoded by the coding sequence GTGCCCCTCACCATCCTACTGCCCGACCCGCTCACGGCCTTGATCGCCGCCGCTTTGGCGGTGGGCATTGCACTGGTTTTGCACGCGGTGGTTTTCCGGATCATGAAGCGGTTTGCCGAGCGCAGCGACAGCGAGAGCGATGGCGTGCTCCTCAAGCGCTTGTCGAGCCCAACCCGGGTTTCGCTGGTCGCGCTTGCGCTGGTGTTGGTGGCCAGGGAGGTTCCGATGCTGGAGGCGGTGTGGGCCAAGGTGGCCAGCTTTGTGATGCCGATACTGGTGGGGTGGATGGTGTTGGCCATCTTGCGCGCCTTGGTCGAAACCATGAAGTTGCGGGCAAACACAACGGTTGAAGACACCCTCAAGGCTCGGCGCAAGCGCACCAAGCTGACCATGCTCAACCGGCTCGCCACCTTCATTGTGGTGTTTGTAGTGGTTGGGCTGGTGCTGCTGTCTATCCCCGGTGTGCGGGATATTGGCGTGACGCTGGTCGCTTCGGCTGGCCTTGCGGGCTTGGCGGTGGGGGCTGCGGCGCAGCCCGCGCTCAAGTCGCTGATTGCGGGCATACAAATGGCGCTTACAGAACCGATCAACATCGACGATGTGGTGATCGTGGAGGGTGAATGGGGCTGGATTGAAGACATTCACACCACCTATGTGGTGGTGAAAATCTGGGACGAACGCCGCTTGATCGTGCCCACCAGTTACTTCCTCGAGAAGCCATTCCAAAACTGGACCAAATCGACCGCACAATTGCTTGGCGCGGTCAAGCTGTATCTGGATCCGAGCACCCGCATTGGGCCCATCCGGCAGGAATATGAACGCTTGATCAAAGCCAACCGCCTGTGGGATGGGCGGGTTCAAGTGACCCAGGTGACCGATACCCAGCGCGACGCCATCGAAGTTCGCTTGTTGATGAGCGCCAAAGATTCACCAACCCTGTTTGACCTGAGATGCGAAATCCGGGAGGCCATTCTGGATTGGCTGGCCGAAAACCAGCCCGAAGCCTTTGCCCGGACGCGCCTGGCGAGCCCGGATGGCATCGGCATCACCATGGAAGACCAGAAGGCTGCGTGA
- a CDS encoding glycosyltransferase family 25 protein: MTNLAAYILAVTDVPERVEDAENLQQSLNSLRLFDSVEIVPAIYWKNESSAIDFISKHPDYGFTERYLTACRKGQACCTLSHISLWQNLLNSVHDGAMVFEDDIYVEDSGHLREIAESISRRPDIDWLRIHLHKAFRDEILQSPELDIFVNDPSVYGFAAYYVSRQGAEKLLRNFQTIDNNVDVIVPELGRSNRLTCRTVHKVVVEHHPFDGDVEDLAQRHEIERLQIKLQKSPSTIYSSPCFQPGERLHRMMMIPQQVRQLKEQGYTVLRGVFAQDEIVQARSQILANHALFKNTRSNPSSLHLAGFHRFPELESLHTNLATNEAVLDLLAASVKSGRVRTIGLSDITINRSQNWHKDLLRGKFRHHLGDESTYWNTDDGGVYKALLYLQKGASLKVIEGSHLEQTSLNSDSFSEPTDEARVREIPVEAGDTVIMDIRVSHRGSPEVLFQPSEPVLPPRILISTVSGCVDGKLTKAMEIGNFHRLVDWMERHP; this comes from the coding sequence ATGACCAACCTTGCCGCCTACATCCTCGCAGTGACCGATGTTCCTGAACGGGTAGAGGATGCCGAAAACCTGCAGCAGTCCCTGAACTCACTTCGTCTGTTTGATTCGGTCGAAATTGTGCCGGCCATCTACTGGAAGAATGAGTCATCTGCGATCGATTTCATCAGCAAGCACCCCGATTACGGCTTTACCGAACGCTATCTCACTGCCTGCAGAAAGGGACAGGCGTGCTGCACGCTGAGTCATATCAGCCTCTGGCAAAACCTGCTGAACAGCGTGCACGACGGCGCCATGGTGTTCGAGGACGACATCTATGTGGAAGACAGTGGCCATCTGCGCGAGATCGCCGAATCCATCTCGCGCCGGCCGGACATCGACTGGCTTCGCATCCACCTGCACAAGGCGTTCCGGGACGAGATTCTTCAAAGTCCTGAGCTGGACATCTTTGTGAACGACCCCTCAGTCTACGGATTCGCGGCCTACTACGTCAGCCGGCAGGGCGCGGAGAAGCTCCTGAGGAACTTCCAGACCATCGACAACAACGTCGACGTCATCGTTCCCGAGCTGGGGAGGTCCAACCGGCTCACTTGCAGGACGGTGCACAAGGTCGTCGTTGAACACCACCCCTTCGACGGAGATGTCGAGGACCTCGCGCAGAGGCATGAGATTGAGCGTTTGCAGATCAAATTGCAGAAGTCCCCCAGCACGATTTATTCGTCGCCCTGCTTCCAACCTGGGGAAAGGCTCCACCGCATGATGATGATCCCGCAACAGGTCCGGCAACTCAAGGAGCAGGGATACACAGTTTTGAGGGGCGTGTTCGCGCAGGACGAGATCGTCCAAGCACGGTCACAGATTCTGGCCAACCATGCGCTTTTCAAGAACACCCGTTCCAACCCGTCCTCATTGCACCTGGCTGGATTCCACCGCTTTCCCGAACTGGAATCGCTGCACACCAATCTGGCCACAAATGAGGCGGTCCTAGACCTCCTCGCAGCTTCCGTCAAAAGCGGCAGGGTGCGAACCATCGGTCTGTCGGACATCACCATTAACCGATCACAGAACTGGCACAAGGATTTGTTGAGAGGAAAGTTCCGCCACCACCTCGGCGACGAGTCCACCTATTGGAATACCGATGACGGCGGCGTCTACAAAGCGCTGCTGTACCTCCAGAAAGGCGCCTCCCTGAAGGTCATCGAAGGTTCGCACCTTGAGCAGACATCGCTGAACAGCGACTCCTTCAGCGAGCCAACGGATGAAGCGCGCGTGCGCGAAATTCCGGTCGAGGCCGGCGATACAGTCATCATGGACATCCGGGTATCGCACCGAGGGTCTCCAGAAGTGCTGTTTCAACCCTCCGAACCAGTCCTTCCCCCGCGCATTTTGATATCGACCGTATCGGGCTGCGTCGACGGCAAGCTGACAAAGGCGATGGAGATCGGCAACTTTCATCGCCTGGTGGACTGGATGGAGCGGCACCCCTGA
- a CDS encoding cupin domain-containing protein — MSHPQDDHHSHPPGEPAWKHDGVRVVPGNQLDGNVPSTPGMDRKAAINFARVGAQKLWAGTVTIHADAKTGAHHHGPLESVIYVVKGRARMRWGEKLEFTAEAGPGDFIYVPPFVPHQEINASATEVLECVLCRSDGQAVAVNLDIDPVEKPEHVLWVDPTHPTGAV, encoded by the coding sequence ATGTCTCACCCGCAAGATGATCACCACAGCCACCCGCCCGGCGAGCCCGCGTGGAAACACGACGGTGTGCGCGTCGTTCCGGGCAACCAGCTCGACGGCAACGTGCCGAGTACACCGGGCATGGACAGAAAAGCGGCGATCAACTTTGCACGCGTCGGCGCGCAAAAGCTTTGGGCTGGCACTGTCACCATCCACGCCGACGCCAAGACTGGCGCTCACCACCACGGCCCGCTGGAGAGCGTGATCTACGTGGTCAAAGGGCGGGCACGCATGCGCTGGGGTGAAAAGCTGGAGTTCACAGCCGAGGCCGGGCCGGGCGACTTCATCTATGTGCCGCCCTTTGTGCCGCACCAAGAGATCAATGCCAGCGCCACCGAGGTGCTGGAGTGCGTGCTGTGCCGCAGCGATGGTCAGGCGGTGGCGGTGAACCTGGACATTGACCCGGTGGAAAAACCCGAGCACGTGCTGTGGGTGGACCCCACGCATCCGACTGGCGCCGTCTGA